One Nicotiana tomentosiformis chromosome 4, ASM39032v3, whole genome shotgun sequence genomic window carries:
- the LOC138909223 gene encoding uncharacterized protein, whose translation MFPHVHLPIGFKTPKFERYDRHGDSIAHLKRYCNQLRGVGGKEEMLMAYFGESLTGIASEWYMDQDISHWHIWDDLARDFVRQFQYNVDIAPYRNSLTNLKKKASKSFREYAIKWREQAARVKPPMDETEMVSVFLQAQEADYFQNMMSAMGKPFAEAIKIGEMVENGLKIGRILRQSALRATSQAIQSGSGGLASRKKKEERAMMASSLRNSRRPRDYSGPPSRAPQHYYPHQDAAYVMAPHPYAVMNA comes from the coding sequence ATGTTCCCTCATGTGCATTTACCCATCGGCTTCAAAACACCAAAGTTTGAAAGATATGACAGGCATGGAGACTCGATTGCTCACTTAAAGCGATATTGTAACCAACTGAGGGGTGTTGGTGGAAAAGAGGAGATGTTAATGGCCTATTTCGGAGAAAGCCTCACCGGAATTGCTTCTGAGTGGTATATGGACCAAGACATCTCCCATTGGCATATATGGGATGACCTGGCCCGGGATTTTGTAAGGCAATTCCAATACAATGTTGATATAGCCCCGTACAGAAATTCTTTGACCAACCTCAAAAAGAAAGCCTCGAAAAGCTTCCGAGAATATGCTATCAAATGGCGTGAACAAGCGGCCAGGGTAAAACCCCCGATGGATGAGACCGAGATGGTCAGTGTCTTCTTACAGGCCCAAGAGGCCGATTATTTCCAAAACATGATGTCTGCCATGGGCAAACCATTCGCGGAGGCCATTAAGATTGGAGAAATGGTAGAAAACGGCCTAAAAATAGGTCGCATCTTAAGGCAATCAGCTCTAAGAGCCACATCCCAAGCCATTCAGAGCGGCTCGGGAGGTTTAGCAAGCcggaagaaaaaagaagagagagccatgatggcttcgagcTTAAGAAACTCTCGGCGACCCCGGGATTATTCTGGTCCACCTTCCAGGGCCCCACAGCATTATTACCCCCACCAGGATGCAGCCTATGTTATGGCCCCCCATCCTTATGCAGTAATGAATGCTTAG